A region of Kribbella sp. NBC_01245 DNA encodes the following proteins:
- a CDS encoding AAA family ATPase, which produces MADHLRRPRVLDVLAAEQPWEVPDEWLAGVRGRLRIWADDPSSLRPPGAFPDFLEGTPAAVWLTHEVAALLTGWIPVLHGEYADIAAELTRDFHRPSVRFGGAGHLVRVAPTDWPLQVVAGTQGFHEQARHQALLLSRDVVSLFVDAPPMAARAQALTAAYDRVLADREATRMHVLADYGTILQFWRTAALSDAERAVLPELGGPASAVKYSLEALRHAHTQLSAVVPGGEAPDFAQLVARMILAGGLDAQPAAVGQALGIAGWDVEKALGELKKGFDPRAWLDRNMEWLGRAIAQDQEVLARYWAAATTRVSVHLAGVPEQRPWPEVEIPDLGAFFQLLDRGTTSYPLPAASIVVAAEPVIEVAPPVEHPVVPEEPVVEEPVVEESVVEEPVVDEPVVDEPVAEEPVVEEVVADEPVAPKPVSADDGGPLAELEALVGLESVKESVRRMVAEIKTNQRRKDLGIPVQERVRHMVFVGKPGTAKTTIARLLARIYKQLGVLEKGHVIEVDRSDLVGPGVGTTAPLTAAKFREALGGVLFVDEAYTLSPENTPGDFGIEAIATLLKMMEDHRDECVVIVAGYHREMQRFLESNTGLSSRFPKLLSFSEYNADQLVAIFELQARQKGMTYTDDVLAVVRRIIPATPRAHNFGNGRFIRNILEEAISNQAIRLAHHDPDTLTERDLREILPEDVKPAQSMRAEDYLFQKEGT; this is translated from the coding sequence GTGGCCGACCACCTCCGGAGACCGCGCGTACTCGACGTCCTCGCCGCTGAGCAACCCTGGGAGGTGCCGGACGAGTGGCTCGCTGGTGTCCGCGGGCGGCTTCGCATCTGGGCCGACGACCCGAGCTCGCTGCGACCGCCGGGTGCCTTTCCGGACTTCCTCGAGGGAACGCCCGCGGCGGTGTGGCTCACCCATGAGGTCGCCGCACTGCTCACCGGCTGGATTCCGGTGCTGCACGGGGAGTACGCCGACATCGCGGCCGAACTGACCCGGGACTTCCACCGGCCTTCGGTCCGGTTCGGTGGTGCCGGACACCTGGTCCGGGTCGCGCCTACCGACTGGCCGCTGCAGGTGGTGGCCGGCACGCAGGGTTTCCACGAACAGGCCCGCCACCAGGCGCTGCTGCTGTCCCGCGACGTGGTGAGCCTGTTCGTTGACGCACCGCCGATGGCAGCCCGCGCGCAGGCGCTGACCGCGGCGTACGACCGGGTGCTGGCCGACCGCGAGGCCACTCGGATGCACGTGCTGGCCGACTACGGGACGATCCTGCAGTTCTGGCGGACGGCCGCACTCAGTGATGCCGAGCGCGCCGTGCTGCCGGAGCTGGGCGGCCCGGCGTCAGCGGTGAAGTACTCACTCGAGGCGTTGCGGCATGCGCACACCCAGCTTTCGGCGGTGGTTCCGGGTGGTGAGGCGCCGGACTTCGCGCAGTTGGTGGCTCGGATGATCCTGGCCGGCGGGCTCGACGCCCAGCCGGCGGCTGTGGGGCAGGCGCTCGGTATTGCCGGCTGGGATGTGGAGAAGGCGCTCGGTGAGCTGAAGAAGGGCTTCGATCCGCGGGCTTGGCTGGATCGCAACATGGAGTGGCTTGGGCGGGCAATCGCTCAGGATCAGGAGGTGCTCGCGCGGTACTGGGCGGCGGCGACGACGCGGGTGTCGGTCCATCTGGCCGGCGTGCCGGAGCAGCGGCCGTGGCCGGAGGTGGAGATCCCGGACCTGGGCGCGTTCTTCCAGCTTCTCGACCGGGGGACCACGTCCTATCCGCTGCCCGCGGCTTCGATTGTCGTGGCTGCCGAACCGGTGATCGAGGTCGCGCCGCCTGTTGAGCATCCTGTCGTGCCCGAAGAGCCGGTGGTGGAAGAGCCGGTGGTCGAGGAATCGGTCGTCGAGGAACCGGTTGTCGACGAGCCCGTGGTCGACGAGCCCGTGGCGGAAGAGCCGGTTGTCGAAGAGGTGGTGGCGGACGAGCCGGTGGCTCCGAAGCCGGTGTCTGCGGACGATGGCGGTCCGCTCGCGGAGCTGGAGGCGCTGGTCGGGCTGGAGTCGGTCAAGGAATCGGTGCGCCGGATGGTGGCCGAGATCAAGACCAACCAGCGCCGCAAGGACCTCGGCATCCCGGTCCAGGAGCGGGTCCGGCACATGGTGTTCGTCGGCAAGCCCGGTACGGCCAAGACGACCATCGCCCGGCTGCTCGCCCGGATCTACAAGCAGCTGGGCGTGCTGGAGAAGGGCCACGTGATCGAGGTCGACCGGTCGGACCTGGTCGGTCCCGGTGTCGGCACCACTGCGCCCCTGACCGCGGCCAAGTTCCGCGAGGCGCTCGGCGGCGTCCTGTTCGTCGACGAGGCGTACACGCTGTCCCCGGAGAACACCCCGGGCGACTTCGGCATCGAAGCCATCGCCACGTTGCTGAAGATGATGGAAGACCATCGCGACGAGTGCGTCGTGATCGTCGCCGGGTATCACCGCGAGATGCAGCGATTCCTCGAGTCGAACACGGGTTTGTCGTCACGGTTCCCGAAGCTGCTGTCCTTCAGCGAGTACAACGCCGACCAGCTCGTCGCCATCTTCGAGCTCCAGGCCCGGCAGAAGGGCATGACCTACACCGACGACGTCCTGGCCGTCGTCCGCCGGATCATCCCGGCTACTCCCCGAGCCCACAACTTCGGCAACGGCCGGTTCATCCGGAACATCCTCGAGGAGGCCATCTCCAACCAGGCGATCCGGCTCGCCCACCACGACCCGGACACCCTGACCGAGCGCGACCTGCGCGAAATCCTGCCCGAAGACGTCAAGCCGGCCCAATCCATGCGCGCCGAGGACTACCTCTTCCAGAAAGAGGGCACCTGA
- a CDS encoding MFS transporter codes for MYPLYQLLFADHGLSATQISTLFIIWSTTAFVLEVPSGAWADTFSRRRLLVLAALLTGAGYAAWVVFPSYAGFAAGFILWGAGSALASGTFEAFAYDELAARGATERYAGLIGRATSASFVLNLAATALAAPLFAAGGYLLVGWISVLVCVAQAAVALSLPEASPVATADETLPSEAGVVGRYLAMLRSGLTEVATTRVVRNAVILVAVVSGFLAFDEYFPLLARDMGASTTVVPLLIAGTVAAQAIGSALAGPAYRLRSGPIALGLAAAAGLIAFGSLSGTTAGFVPIAAGYGVMQLVIVVADARLQDAITGPARATVTSVSGLFSEVFAVAIYAGFALGGIWFGLPVLVAALTVPVLVTAFLLPRWLPHRALAVSPDSSEASS; via the coding sequence TTGTATCCGCTGTACCAGTTGCTGTTCGCGGATCACGGGTTGTCCGCCACGCAGATCTCGACCCTGTTCATCATCTGGTCGACGACCGCGTTCGTGCTCGAAGTGCCTTCGGGTGCCTGGGCGGACACCTTCTCCCGGCGACGCCTGCTCGTGCTCGCGGCCTTGCTCACCGGTGCGGGATATGCCGCCTGGGTGGTCTTCCCGTCGTACGCCGGATTCGCGGCCGGGTTCATCCTCTGGGGTGCGGGTTCGGCCTTGGCGTCGGGCACTTTCGAGGCTTTCGCGTACGACGAACTCGCCGCACGCGGTGCCACCGAACGCTATGCCGGCCTGATCGGACGAGCCACCTCGGCGTCGTTCGTGCTGAACCTGGCGGCGACCGCCTTGGCAGCCCCGTTGTTCGCCGCGGGCGGTTACCTCCTGGTCGGGTGGATCAGCGTGCTGGTCTGCGTAGCCCAGGCCGCCGTCGCCCTCTCGTTGCCCGAGGCGTCACCGGTCGCCACGGCCGATGAGACGCTGCCGTCAGAAGCGGGCGTGGTCGGTCGCTATCTCGCGATGCTGCGCAGCGGTCTGACCGAAGTCGCGACGACCCGGGTGGTGCGCAACGCGGTGATCCTGGTCGCCGTGGTGAGCGGATTCCTTGCCTTCGACGAGTATTTCCCCTTGCTGGCAAGGGATATGGGCGCATCGACCACGGTGGTGCCGCTGCTGATCGCGGGAACGGTCGCGGCGCAGGCGATCGGCAGCGCCCTGGCCGGACCGGCGTACCGGTTGAGGTCCGGGCCGATCGCCCTTGGCCTCGCGGCTGCGGCCGGGCTGATCGCCTTCGGTTCCTTGAGCGGTACGACGGCGGGGTTCGTGCCGATCGCGGCCGGTTATGGCGTCATGCAGTTGGTCATCGTGGTGGCGGACGCGCGCCTGCAGGACGCCATCACCGGACCGGCGCGAGCCACGGTGACGTCGGTGTCCGGCTTGTTCTCCGAGGTGTTCGCCGTGGCCATCTACGCCGGGTTCGCGCTCGGTGGCATCTGGTTCGGTCTGCCGGTTCTGGTGGCGGCGCTGACCGTGCCGGTGCTGGTGACGGCCTTCCTCTTGCCGCGCTGGTTGCCCCACCGGGCGCTTGCGGTCAGCCCAGATAGCTCCGAAGCGAGCTCGTGA
- a CDS encoding DMT family transporter, whose product MTLTQEPTTARTGMLATGAALITVVLWASAFVAIRHVGHEFSAGALSLGRLLVGSAILGAFLLIRRPSSATSVLQRRPLKRDWAPLLACGLLWFGVYNVALNAAEQRLDAGTAAMLVNIGPLLIALLAGVLLKEGFPRQLVIGSAVAFAGVLLIGTSSSTGRAETWGVILCIIAAIAYAIGVVAQKPLLGRLPALQVTWLACTIGAVACLPFAPALVREASAAKASSIWWVIFLGAFPTALAFTTWAYALARTSAGRMGATTYLVPPIAIAFAWLLLDEVPAPLAFVGGALCLAGVALSRQKKA is encoded by the coding sequence ATGACGCTGACGCAGGAACCGACCACGGCCCGTACCGGCATGCTCGCCACCGGTGCCGCCCTCATCACGGTGGTGCTCTGGGCCTCGGCCTTCGTCGCGATCCGGCACGTCGGCCACGAGTTCTCGGCCGGCGCCCTCTCCCTCGGCCGCCTGCTCGTCGGCAGCGCCATCCTCGGCGCGTTCCTGCTGATCCGCCGGCCGTCATCGGCGACATCGGTGCTGCAGCGGCGGCCGCTTAAGCGGGATTGGGCGCCCTTGCTGGCGTGCGGGCTGCTCTGGTTCGGCGTCTACAACGTCGCGTTGAACGCCGCCGAGCAACGCCTCGATGCGGGTACTGCCGCCATGCTCGTCAACATCGGCCCACTACTCATCGCTCTGCTCGCCGGCGTACTGCTGAAGGAGGGCTTCCCGCGCCAACTGGTCATCGGCAGCGCCGTCGCCTTCGCGGGCGTGCTCTTGATCGGTACGTCGTCCTCCACCGGTCGCGCCGAGACCTGGGGTGTCATCCTCTGCATCATCGCGGCCATCGCGTACGCCATCGGAGTCGTCGCCCAAAAGCCGCTGCTCGGCCGGCTGCCCGCACTCCAGGTGACTTGGTTGGCCTGCACGATCGGGGCCGTGGCGTGCCTGCCGTTCGCGCCCGCCTTGGTACGCGAGGCCTCGGCCGCGAAGGCGTCGAGCATCTGGTGGGTCATCTTCCTTGGCGCCTTCCCGACGGCGCTCGCGTTCACCACGTGGGCGTACGCGCTGGCACGGACCAGCGCCGGCCGGATGGGCGCCACGACGTACCTCGTGCCCCCGATCGCGATCGCCTTCGCCTGGCTCCTGCTCGACGAGGTCCCCGCACCGCTGGCCTTCGTTGGTGGCGCGCTCTGCCTGGCAGGCGTCGCGCTCTCCCGCCAGAAGAAGGCCTAG
- a CDS encoding MBL fold metallo-hydrolase, whose product MTDERGATLVDTGIGPAGGAAAEWLGTAGRLPSLLEQAGVSATEIDTVILTHVHLDHTGWNTDGVAPRFPQATYVVQQAEFDHVTAGPNPTYERQLRPIVETGRLRIVDGKTRLGKGIEVVPAPGHTPGHQVVVTPRAVLGGDVLVHPAQAQWPELLYVYEREPEVAIASRREVLELAKALGVPIAAAHPHTPLDVTSYGVKGRGTAGTGRGLCPSQRI is encoded by the coding sequence TTGACGGATGAGCGCGGGGCGACGCTGGTCGATACCGGGATCGGGCCCGCGGGTGGTGCGGCGGCGGAGTGGCTTGGGACGGCTGGGCGATTGCCTTCGCTGCTGGAACAGGCCGGCGTGAGTGCCACCGAGATCGACACCGTGATCCTGACGCACGTGCATCTCGATCACACCGGCTGGAATACCGATGGCGTGGCGCCGCGATTCCCGCAGGCGACGTACGTCGTGCAGCAGGCGGAGTTCGACCACGTCACGGCCGGGCCCAACCCGACGTACGAGCGGCAGTTGCGGCCGATCGTCGAGACGGGACGGCTTCGCATCGTCGACGGGAAGACCCGGCTCGGTAAGGGGATCGAGGTGGTGCCGGCGCCGGGGCATACGCCCGGGCATCAGGTGGTGGTGACGCCGCGGGCGGTGCTCGGCGGGGACGTGCTGGTTCATCCCGCGCAGGCGCAGTGGCCTGAGCTGCTGTACGTCTACGAGCGAGAGCCCGAGGTGGCGATCGCCAGTCGCCGGGAAGTGCTCGAGTTGGCGAAGGCCCTCGGCGTACCGATAGCGGCCGCGCATCCGCACACCCCGCTCGACGTCACGTCGTACGGGGTGAAGGGTCGAGGAACAGCGGGCACGGGGCGTGGCCTGTGCCCGAGTCAGCGGATCTAG
- a CDS encoding GNAT family N-acetyltransferase, translating into MVELREFTPADGQLLAAWIANPTELLMWAGPTFTWPLDPPQLAAYAAESATGLRRTWTAQAPATAEPIGHASLRLDPAHPTARLGRVLVAPTARGRGYALAMLDQVLTTAFTDLALDRIDLGVFAHNTSAIRLYERLGFTCDHVIPNVERVNGHPWSANQMTLPKSTWTATN; encoded by the coding sequence ATGGTCGAGCTACGCGAGTTCACCCCGGCCGACGGCCAGCTGCTCGCAGCCTGGATCGCCAACCCGACCGAGCTGCTGATGTGGGCGGGCCCAACCTTCACCTGGCCGCTTGACCCCCCACAGCTCGCCGCCTACGCCGCCGAATCCGCAACCGGACTCCGACGTACCTGGACGGCCCAAGCCCCAGCCACCGCCGAGCCGATCGGCCACGCGTCCTTACGACTCGACCCAGCCCACCCAACCGCCCGCCTCGGCCGAGTCCTGGTAGCACCAACAGCCCGCGGCCGCGGCTACGCCCTCGCAATGCTCGACCAAGTCCTCACCACCGCCTTCACCGACCTGGCCCTGGACCGTATCGACCTAGGCGTATTCGCCCACAACACCAGCGCAATCCGCCTCTACGAACGCCTCGGCTTCACCTGCGACCACGTAATCCCCAACGTAGAACGGGTAAACGGACACCCCTGGTCCGCCAACCAAATGACCCTCCCCAAATCCACATGGACCGCTACCAACTAG
- a CDS encoding LysE/ArgO family amino acid transporter, translated as MSLVTGFAMSLSMIIAIGAQNAFVLRQGLRREHVLPVVLICAVSDALLISGGIAGLGALITGHPTALMITKYAGAAFLLGYAVVAARRALHPATLKPSDNAPTALRRALLTCLAFTYLNPHVYLDTVVLLGALANQQGETGRWYYGLGAVCASFTWFFTLGYLARRLTPLFAKPRAWQLLDTAIALIMTTIALTLLTS; from the coding sequence ATGTCCCTGGTCACCGGCTTCGCCATGTCTTTGTCCATGATCATCGCCATCGGTGCCCAGAACGCCTTCGTCCTCCGCCAGGGTCTGCGCCGCGAACACGTGCTGCCGGTCGTTCTCATCTGCGCGGTGTCGGACGCCCTGCTCATCTCGGGCGGTATCGCCGGCCTCGGCGCCCTCATCACCGGGCATCCGACCGCCCTCATGATCACCAAGTACGCCGGCGCCGCCTTCCTCCTCGGATACGCCGTCGTCGCCGCCCGCCGCGCGCTCCACCCCGCCACCCTCAAGCCGTCCGACAACGCGCCGACCGCCCTGCGCCGCGCGCTCCTGACCTGCCTGGCCTTCACGTACCTCAACCCGCACGTCTACCTCGACACCGTCGTACTCCTCGGCGCCCTCGCCAACCAGCAAGGCGAAACCGGCCGCTGGTACTACGGCCTAGGCGCCGTCTGCGCCAGCTTCACCTGGTTCTTCACCCTCGGCTACCTAGCCCGCCGCCTCACCCCACTCTTCGCCAAACCCCGCGCCTGGCAACTCCTCGACACCGCCATAGCCCTCATCATGACCACCATCGCCCTCACCCTCCTCACCTCCTGA
- a CDS encoding LysR family transcriptional regulator ArgP: protein MQIDSGQLATFAAIIEEGSFDAAARRLNVTPSAVSQRMKALESGIGQVLVRRTKPCTATEAGQALIRLARQVSLLETEALATVRGAADGERVPIAVNADSLAGWFLPALTALPAEMAVYFDLRAEDQDHSAELLRDGTVLAAVTADPQAVQGCRVQRLGKMRYHAVAAPAYVEKWFAGRPLAEALAEAPMIVFNRKDTLQHRFLRSVSRRRLDPPAHYVPSTGPYIEAIRAGLGWGMAESYYLERGGLVKIDGGRPVDVPLYWQHWKLESRVLDALTTAVRQAAANGLS, encoded by the coding sequence ATGCAGATCGACTCCGGACAGCTCGCGACGTTTGCCGCGATCATCGAAGAGGGCAGTTTCGACGCCGCCGCGCGCCGGCTCAACGTCACGCCGAGTGCGGTCAGTCAGCGGATGAAGGCGCTGGAGAGCGGGATCGGCCAGGTGCTGGTTCGCCGGACCAAGCCGTGTACGGCGACCGAGGCCGGGCAGGCGCTGATCCGGCTGGCCCGGCAGGTGTCGTTGCTGGAGACCGAGGCCCTCGCGACGGTCCGTGGTGCGGCCGATGGCGAGCGGGTGCCGATCGCGGTGAACGCCGATTCGCTCGCGGGCTGGTTCCTCCCGGCGCTGACGGCGCTGCCCGCGGAGATGGCGGTGTACTTCGATCTGCGCGCGGAGGACCAGGACCATTCGGCCGAGTTGCTCCGCGATGGGACCGTGCTGGCCGCGGTGACGGCTGATCCGCAGGCGGTGCAAGGTTGCCGGGTGCAACGACTCGGCAAGATGCGGTATCACGCCGTCGCGGCTCCGGCGTACGTCGAAAAGTGGTTTGCGGGAAGGCCGCTGGCAGAGGCGCTGGCCGAGGCGCCGATGATCGTGTTCAACCGCAAGGACACCCTGCAACATCGTTTCCTGCGGTCGGTCAGCCGGCGGCGGTTGGATCCACCCGCGCACTACGTGCCGTCGACCGGGCCTTATATCGAGGCGATCCGGGCCGGCCTTGGCTGGGGGATGGCCGAGAGCTACTACCTCGAACGCGGCGGCCTGGTGAAGATCGACGGCGGCCGGCCTGTCGACGTACCGCTGTATTGGCAGCACTGGAAGCTCGAGTCACGGGTCCTCGACGCCCTCACCACGGCGGTTCGTCAAGCTGCCGCGAACGGTCTGTCCTAG
- a CDS encoding FAD-dependent monooxygenase → MTKSVLISGASVAGPALAFWLTKYGFTTTIVERADELRDGGYKVDIRGAAVTVIERMGLLDDVRRLHTDIQDASYVDDDGVKRAELDGDLFGGRTGEDVELMRGDLGRLLYDATAGSTEYLFGDHITGLTETPDGVDVEFASGLQRRFDLVVGADGLHSGVRALTFGAEEQFIKHLGAYVAIFSTPNHLGLDRAELLHLDVDRITNVYSTAGASNARAFFMFGSEPIAYERGQSLNVLREAFAGARWENPRLLDSAAEAPDFYFDSLSVVEMSRWSKGRITLVGDAAYCASPASGQGTSLALVGAYVLAGELAGAEFDDAFAAYEREMREFVAKNQQLGRANAKRMLPKSRGAIRFHLGFLRALPHLPGKRLISNAILKSIHGPANAISLKHY, encoded by the coding sequence ATGACCAAGTCCGTCCTCATCTCCGGCGCCAGCGTTGCCGGTCCCGCGCTCGCCTTCTGGCTCACCAAGTACGGCTTCACCACGACGATCGTCGAGCGGGCCGACGAGCTCCGCGACGGCGGCTACAAGGTCGATATCCGTGGTGCGGCCGTGACCGTGATCGAGCGAATGGGCCTCCTCGACGACGTACGCCGGCTGCACACCGACATCCAGGACGCGTCGTACGTCGACGACGACGGCGTCAAGCGCGCAGAACTCGACGGCGACCTCTTCGGCGGACGTACCGGCGAGGACGTCGAGCTGATGCGGGGAGACCTCGGCCGACTGCTATACGACGCGACCGCCGGCTCGACCGAGTACCTCTTCGGCGACCACATCACCGGGCTCACCGAGACCCCGGACGGCGTGGATGTCGAGTTCGCGAGCGGGCTGCAGCGACGGTTCGACCTGGTCGTCGGCGCTGACGGCCTGCACTCCGGCGTACGGGCACTCACCTTCGGCGCGGAGGAGCAGTTCATCAAGCACCTCGGTGCCTACGTGGCCATCTTCAGTACGCCGAACCACCTCGGGCTCGACCGGGCCGAGCTGCTGCACCTGGACGTCGACCGGATCACCAACGTCTACAGCACGGCCGGCGCCTCGAACGCCCGCGCCTTCTTCATGTTCGGCTCCGAGCCGATCGCGTACGAGCGTGGCCAGTCACTCAACGTGCTGCGCGAGGCCTTCGCCGGTGCGCGTTGGGAGAACCCGCGCCTCCTCGACTCGGCGGCCGAGGCGCCGGACTTCTACTTCGACTCGTTGTCCGTGGTCGAGATGAGCCGTTGGTCCAAGGGCCGGATCACGCTCGTCGGCGACGCAGCGTACTGCGCCTCACCCGCGTCGGGTCAGGGCACGAGCCTCGCCTTGGTCGGCGCGTACGTCCTGGCGGGCGAGTTGGCCGGCGCCGAGTTCGACGATGCGTTCGCGGCGTACGAGCGGGAGATGCGGGAGTTCGTAGCGAAGAACCAGCAGCTCGGCCGGGCGAACGCGAAGCGCATGCTGCCGAAGTCGCGCGGCGCGATCCGCTTCCACCTCGGCTTCCTGCGGGCGCTGCCGCACCTCCCGGGCAAACGCCTGATCTCGAACGCGATCCTGAAGTCGATCCACGGTCCGGCCAATGCCATCTCGCTGAAGCACTACTAG